The following proteins are co-located in the Gossypium hirsutum isolate 1008001.06 chromosome A02, Gossypium_hirsutum_v2.1, whole genome shotgun sequence genome:
- the LOC107939123 gene encoding protein RALF-like 24, whose product MGTLFCFSVLSSSITSPTTLLCLIFTPLHESHSSKIASIPPPKMAILKLIFITLTLPLLFLHSYVAVSILELQNALKTSEIDATVRRACSKKLEDCLESEDMESETQRRLLLMQRRYISYETLRRDMVPCQKPGSSYYDCGAAQANPYSRGCEIITRCARGIKGTKT is encoded by the coding sequence ATGGGAACCTTGTTCTGTTTCAGTGTCTTGTCTTCATCCATCACTTCTCCAACTACCCTATTATGTCTTATTTTCACTCCCCTCCATGAAAGCCATAGCTCCAAAATAGCTTCAATCCCTCCCCCAAAAATGGCCATTCTCAAACTGATCTTCATCACCCTCACTCTACCCCTTCTTTTCCTTCATTCTTATGTTGCTGTCTCAATTTTAGAGCTCCAAAATGCACTGAAAACTAGTGAAATTGATGCCACGGTGAGAAGGGCTTGTTCCAAAAAGCTTGAAGATTGTTTAGAAAGTGAAGATATGGAATCAGAGACCCAAAGGAGGTTGCTTTTGATGCAAAGAAGGTACATTAGTTATGAAACATTGAGGAGGGACATGGTTCCTTGTCAAAAACCAGGTTCTTCTTATTATGATTGTGGTGCTGCTCAAGCTAATCCTTATAGTAGAGGTTGTGAGATTATTACAAGATGTGCTAGAGGTATCAAAGGTACTAAaacctga
- the LOC107939122 gene encoding selenium-binding protein 1 isoform X1 has product MNCITLGGMLAALAMVIHRPIDVFWSSRVYVIDTQKNPKAPSLYKVVQPEDIIKKTGLAHLHTSHCLASGDIMISCLGDKDGNAEGSGFLLLDSEFNIKGRWEKPGHSPIFGYDFWYQPRHKTMISSSFGAPTAFTQGFHLQHVAEGLYGRYLHVYSWPDGELKQTLDLGGTGFMPLEIRFLHDPSKDTGYVRCALTSNIVRFFKTEDGSWSHQVAISVKPLKVQNWILRELPGFITDILISLDDRFLYFANWLHGDIRQYNIEDPRNPVLVGQVWVGGLIQKGSPLAAMTEDGKTWQSDVLEIQGHRLRGGPQMIQLSLDGKRLYVTNSVFSTMDQQFYPELVEKGSHMLQIDIDTEKGGLKINPNFFVDFGAEPDGPCLAHEMRYPGGDCSSDIWI; this is encoded by the exons ATGAACTGCATCACTCTGGGTGGAATGCTTGCAGCTCTTGCCATGGTGATCCATCGGCCGATCGACGTTTTCTG GTCAAGTCGTGTCTATGTGATTGACACACAAAAGAATCCCAAGGCTCCCTCTTTGTATAAAGTGGTGCAGCCGGAGGATATTATTAAGAAAACCGGCCTAGCACATCTGCACACGTCTCACTGTCTTGCCTCCGGGGATATAATGATTTCGTGTCTCGGAGATAAAGATGGAAATGCCGAAGGAAGCGGATTTCTTCTCCTTGATTCCGAATTCAACATCAAAGGGAG GTGGGAGAAACCGGGGCATAGTCCTATATTCGGCTACGATTTTTGGTACCAACCTCGACATAAAACAATGATCAGCTCATCGTTTGGTGCTCCGACTGCCTTCACCCAAGGTTTCCATCTTCAGCATGTTGCAGAGGGTCTGTATGGGAGATATCTGCATGTGTATAGCTGGCCTGATGGTGAACTTAAACAAACGTTGGATCTCGGTGGTACCGGTTTCATGCCTTTAGAG ATAAGATTCCTGCATGATCCATCTAAAGATACAGGGTACGTCAGGTGCGCCTTGACGAGTAACATTGTTCGGTTTTTCAAAACTGAAGACGGATCATGGAGCCATCAG GTGGCAATCTCAGTGAAACCATTGAAGGTACAAAATTGGATACTTAGAGAATTGCCTGGATTTATAACTGACATCTTAATCTCTCTCGATGATCGGTTTCTGTATTTTGCCAACTGGCTGCACGGAGATATCCGACAATATAACATCGAGGACCCCAGAAATCCGGTCTTGGTTGGCCAAGTATGGGTTGGAGGATTGATTCAAAAGGGAAGCCCTCTAGCGGCCATGACAGAAGATGGTAAAACATGGCAATCCGATGTTCTGGAAATCCAG GGACATCGATTAAGAGGGGGACCGCAGATGATCCAATTAAGCTTAGACGGTAAGCGGCTATACGTGACGAACTCGGTATTCAGCACAATGGACCAACAGTTCTATCCAGAACTTGTGGAGAAAGGTTCCCACATGTTGCAGATCGACATCGACACTGAGAAAGGCGGCCTTAAAATAAACCCGAACTTTTTTGTCGATTTTGGAGCAGAACCTGATGGTCCTTGCCTGGCTCATGAGATGAGATATCCAGGTGGTGATTGTAGTTCAGATATTTGGATTTAA
- the LOC107939122 gene encoding selenium-binding protein 1 isoform X2 — MEMPKEADFFSLIPNSTSKGGKADKLNECLEGKMMGNNCHFLFFRWEKPGHSPIFGYDFWYQPRHKTMISSSFGAPTAFTQGFHLQHVAEGLYGRYLHVYSWPDGELKQTLDLGGTGFMPLEIRFLHDPSKDTGYVRCALTSNIVRFFKTEDGSWSHQVAISVKPLKVQNWILRELPGFITDILISLDDRFLYFANWLHGDIRQYNIEDPRNPVLVGQVWVGGLIQKGSPLAAMTEDGKTWQSDVLEIQGHRLRGGPQMIQLSLDGKRLYVTNSVFSTMDQQFYPELVEKGSHMLQIDIDTEKGGLKINPNFFVDFGAEPDGPCLAHEMRYPGGDCSSDIWI; from the exons ATGGAAATGCCGAAGGAAGCGGATTTCTTCTCCTTGATTCCGAATTCAACATCAAAGGGAGGTAAAGCCGATAAACTGAATGAATGTTTAGAGGGTAAAATGATGGGGAATAACTGTCACTTCTTGTTCTTTAGGTGGGAGAAACCGGGGCATAGTCCTATATTCGGCTACGATTTTTGGTACCAACCTCGACATAAAACAATGATCAGCTCATCGTTTGGTGCTCCGACTGCCTTCACCCAAGGTTTCCATCTTCAGCATGTTGCAGAGGGTCTGTATGGGAGATATCTGCATGTGTATAGCTGGCCTGATGGTGAACTTAAACAAACGTTGGATCTCGGTGGTACCGGTTTCATGCCTTTAGAG ATAAGATTCCTGCATGATCCATCTAAAGATACAGGGTACGTCAGGTGCGCCTTGACGAGTAACATTGTTCGGTTTTTCAAAACTGAAGACGGATCATGGAGCCATCAG GTGGCAATCTCAGTGAAACCATTGAAGGTACAAAATTGGATACTTAGAGAATTGCCTGGATTTATAACTGACATCTTAATCTCTCTCGATGATCGGTTTCTGTATTTTGCCAACTGGCTGCACGGAGATATCCGACAATATAACATCGAGGACCCCAGAAATCCGGTCTTGGTTGGCCAAGTATGGGTTGGAGGATTGATTCAAAAGGGAAGCCCTCTAGCGGCCATGACAGAAGATGGTAAAACATGGCAATCCGATGTTCTGGAAATCCAG GGACATCGATTAAGAGGGGGACCGCAGATGATCCAATTAAGCTTAGACGGTAAGCGGCTATACGTGACGAACTCGGTATTCAGCACAATGGACCAACAGTTCTATCCAGAACTTGTGGAGAAAGGTTCCCACATGTTGCAGATCGACATCGACACTGAGAAAGGCGGCCTTAAAATAAACCCGAACTTTTTTGTCGATTTTGGAGCAGAACCTGATGGTCCTTGCCTGGCTCATGAGATGAGATATCCAGGTGGTGATTGTAGTTCAGATATTTGGATTTAA